The proteins below come from a single Cricetulus griseus strain 17A/GY chromosome 6, alternate assembly CriGri-PICRH-1.0, whole genome shotgun sequence genomic window:
- the Pih1d1 gene encoding PIH1 domain-containing protein 1 isoform X1, producing MADSKLLVPELSDAESMGDETVRFQELLLQASKELQQAQTDRPESTQIQPQPGFCIKTNSSEGKVFINVCHSPSIPPPVDVTEDELLQMLQEDQAGFRIPMSLGEPHAELDAKGQGCTAYDVAVNSNFYLRMQNSDFLRELVVTIAREGLEDKYGLQLNPESKLKWSEGKVAQPLPREAPSEGTLSLRSLVLQPSEWRMLKYRPFLGSISQQNIRSRQRPRIQELGTLQGPERPHLNLWLEAPDLLLAEIDLPRLDGAQGLTLEIGESHLVMGGSQQLYHLNASIPLRINPEASRAAFHHRRKQLMVSMPLLSVS from the exons ATGGCGGACTCCAAGCTTCTGGTACCAGAGCTAAGCGACGCAGAGTCGATGGGTGATGAGACGGTGCGGTTTCAGGAGCTGCTACTGCAG GCCTCCAAAGAGCTCCAGCAAGCCCAGACAGACAGGCCAGAATCTACACAGATCCAGCCCCAGCCTG GGTTCTGCATAAAGACCAACTCATCGGAAGGAAAAGTTTTCATCAACGTCTGccactctccctccatccctcccccggTGGACGTGACTGAGGACGAACTGCTTCAGATGCTGCAGGAGGACCAAGCTGGCTTCCGAATCCCCATGAGCCTGGGAGAGCCACATGCAGAGCTTGATGCAA AAGGCCAGGGCTGTACTGCCTATGATGTCGCCGTCAATAGCAACTTCTACCTGAGGATGCAG AACAGCGATTTCCTTCGAGAGTTAGTGGTCACCATTGCCAGGGAGGGCCTTGAGGACAAGTATGGTTTACAGCTAAATCCAG AGTCAAAATTGAAATGGTCAGAGGGGAAGGTGGCCCAGCCTCTGCCCAGGGAAGCACCATCCGAGGGAACCCTGTCTCTGCGATCTCTCGTTCTGCAACCCTCAGAATGGCGCATGTTGAAGTACCGACCTTTCCTGGGCTCCATCTCACAGCAGAATATCCGTTCCCGGCAGCGCCCTCGGATCCAGGAGCTGGGGACCCTGCAGGG TCCAGAACGGCCCCACCTGAACCTTTGGTTGGAAGCCCCTGACCTCCTCTTGGCTGAAATTGACCTCCCCAGGCTG GATGGAGCTCAAGGACTGACGCTGGAAATAGGAGAGAGTCACCTGGTGATGGGAGGTTCTCAGCAACTGTACCACCTCAATGCCTCCATTCCCCTGCGGATCAACCCTGAGGCCAGCAGGGCTGCTTTCCATCACAGGAGAAAG caACTGATGGTGTCCATGCCCCTCCTGTCGGTGTCTTGA
- the Pih1d1 gene encoding PIH1 domain-containing protein 1 isoform X2, translating to MADSKLLVPELSDAESMGDETVRFQELLLQASKELQQAQTDRPESTQIQPQPGFCIKTNSSEGKVFINVCHSPSIPPPVDVTEDELLQMLQEDQAGFRIPMSLGEPHAELDAKGQGCTAYDVAVNSNFYLRMQNSDFLRELVVTIAREGLEDKYGLQLNPEWRMLKYRPFLGSISQQNIRSRQRPRIQELGTLQGPERPHLNLWLEAPDLLLAEIDLPRLDGAQGLTLEIGESHLVMGGSQQLYHLNASIPLRINPEASRAAFHHRRKQLMVSMPLLSVS from the exons ATGGCGGACTCCAAGCTTCTGGTACCAGAGCTAAGCGACGCAGAGTCGATGGGTGATGAGACGGTGCGGTTTCAGGAGCTGCTACTGCAG GCCTCCAAAGAGCTCCAGCAAGCCCAGACAGACAGGCCAGAATCTACACAGATCCAGCCCCAGCCTG GGTTCTGCATAAAGACCAACTCATCGGAAGGAAAAGTTTTCATCAACGTCTGccactctccctccatccctcccccggTGGACGTGACTGAGGACGAACTGCTTCAGATGCTGCAGGAGGACCAAGCTGGCTTCCGAATCCCCATGAGCCTGGGAGAGCCACATGCAGAGCTTGATGCAA AAGGCCAGGGCTGTACTGCCTATGATGTCGCCGTCAATAGCAACTTCTACCTGAGGATGCAG AACAGCGATTTCCTTCGAGAGTTAGTGGTCACCATTGCCAGGGAGGGCCTTGAGGACAAGTATGGTTTACAGCTAAATCCAG AATGGCGCATGTTGAAGTACCGACCTTTCCTGGGCTCCATCTCACAGCAGAATATCCGTTCCCGGCAGCGCCCTCGGATCCAGGAGCTGGGGACCCTGCAGGG TCCAGAACGGCCCCACCTGAACCTTTGGTTGGAAGCCCCTGACCTCCTCTTGGCTGAAATTGACCTCCCCAGGCTG GATGGAGCTCAAGGACTGACGCTGGAAATAGGAGAGAGTCACCTGGTGATGGGAGGTTCTCAGCAACTGTACCACCTCAATGCCTCCATTCCCCTGCGGATCAACCCTGAGGCCAGCAGGGCTGCTTTCCATCACAGGAGAAAG caACTGATGGTGTCCATGCCCCTCCTGTCGGTGTCTTGA
- the Pih1d1 gene encoding PIH1 domain-containing protein 1 isoform X4 has translation MLQEDQAGFRIPMSLGEPHAELDAKGQGCTAYDVAVNSNFYLRMQNSDFLRELVVTIAREGLEDKYGLQLNPESKLKWSEGKVAQPLPREAPSEGTLSLRSLVLQPSEWRMLKYRPFLGSISQQNIRSRQRPRIQELGTLQGPERPHLNLWLEAPDLLLAEIDLPRLDGAQGLTLEIGESHLVMGGSQQLYHLNASIPLRINPEASRAAFHHRRKQLMVSMPLLSVS, from the exons ATGCTGCAGGAGGACCAAGCTGGCTTCCGAATCCCCATGAGCCTGGGAGAGCCACATGCAGAGCTTGATGCAA AAGGCCAGGGCTGTACTGCCTATGATGTCGCCGTCAATAGCAACTTCTACCTGAGGATGCAG AACAGCGATTTCCTTCGAGAGTTAGTGGTCACCATTGCCAGGGAGGGCCTTGAGGACAAGTATGGTTTACAGCTAAATCCAG AGTCAAAATTGAAATGGTCAGAGGGGAAGGTGGCCCAGCCTCTGCCCAGGGAAGCACCATCCGAGGGAACCCTGTCTCTGCGATCTCTCGTTCTGCAACCCTCAGAATGGCGCATGTTGAAGTACCGACCTTTCCTGGGCTCCATCTCACAGCAGAATATCCGTTCCCGGCAGCGCCCTCGGATCCAGGAGCTGGGGACCCTGCAGGG TCCAGAACGGCCCCACCTGAACCTTTGGTTGGAAGCCCCTGACCTCCTCTTGGCTGAAATTGACCTCCCCAGGCTG GATGGAGCTCAAGGACTGACGCTGGAAATAGGAGAGAGTCACCTGGTGATGGGAGGTTCTCAGCAACTGTACCACCTCAATGCCTCCATTCCCCTGCGGATCAACCCTGAGGCCAGCAGGGCTGCTTTCCATCACAGGAGAAAG caACTGATGGTGTCCATGCCCCTCCTGTCGGTGTCTTGA
- the Pih1d1 gene encoding PIH1 domain-containing protein 1 isoform X3: MADSKLLVPELSDAESMGDETVRFQELLLQASKELQQAQTDRPESTQIQPQPGFCIKTNSSEGKVFINVCHSPSIPPPVDVTEDELLQMLQEDQAGFRIPMSLGEPHAELDAKGQGCTAYDVAVNSNFYLRMQNSDFLRELVVTIAREGLEDKYGLQLNPESKLKWSEGKVAQPLPREAPSEGTLSLRSLVLQPSEWRMLKYRPFLGSISQQNIRSRQRPRIQELGTLQGPERPHLNLWLEAPDLLLAEIDLPRLGRCHSHACYDLVEDIAS; encoded by the exons ATGGCGGACTCCAAGCTTCTGGTACCAGAGCTAAGCGACGCAGAGTCGATGGGTGATGAGACGGTGCGGTTTCAGGAGCTGCTACTGCAG GCCTCCAAAGAGCTCCAGCAAGCCCAGACAGACAGGCCAGAATCTACACAGATCCAGCCCCAGCCTG GGTTCTGCATAAAGACCAACTCATCGGAAGGAAAAGTTTTCATCAACGTCTGccactctccctccatccctcccccggTGGACGTGACTGAGGACGAACTGCTTCAGATGCTGCAGGAGGACCAAGCTGGCTTCCGAATCCCCATGAGCCTGGGAGAGCCACATGCAGAGCTTGATGCAA AAGGCCAGGGCTGTACTGCCTATGATGTCGCCGTCAATAGCAACTTCTACCTGAGGATGCAG AACAGCGATTTCCTTCGAGAGTTAGTGGTCACCATTGCCAGGGAGGGCCTTGAGGACAAGTATGGTTTACAGCTAAATCCAG AGTCAAAATTGAAATGGTCAGAGGGGAAGGTGGCCCAGCCTCTGCCCAGGGAAGCACCATCCGAGGGAACCCTGTCTCTGCGATCTCTCGTTCTGCAACCCTCAGAATGGCGCATGTTGAAGTACCGACCTTTCCTGGGCTCCATCTCACAGCAGAATATCCGTTCCCGGCAGCGCCCTCGGATCCAGGAGCTGGGGACCCTGCAGGG TCCAGAACGGCCCCACCTGAACCTTTGGTTGGAAGCCCCTGACCTCCTCTTGGCTGAAATTGACCTCCCCAGGCTG GGTCGATGCCACAGCCATGCATGCTATGATCTTGTGGAGGACATAGCTTCCTGA